In Oryza brachyantha chromosome 2, ObraRS2, whole genome shotgun sequence, a single window of DNA contains:
- the LOC102700959 gene encoding receptor-like protein kinase HSL1 isoform X1, protein MVENNTNNLLLPLLLFFLLSVSGAKLDHGELQALLTIKRDWGSPAALSSWKVRNSGSSGHCSWAGVACTDGHVTALFFSSFQIANPIPASVCSLKNLQYLDLSYNNLTGDFPTVLYNCSNLQFLDLSNNGFAGSLPDSIDKLSSGMIQHLNLSSNSFVGDVPSAIARLLKLRSLILDTNSFDGSYPGAAIGGLVELETLTLASNPFKPGPIPKEFGKLTKLTYLWLSGMNLTGSIPDELSPLRELTLLDLSQNKMEGTIPKWIWKLEKLEMLYLFASNFSGEIGPEITALNLQELDLAMNKLTGSIPQDIAKMKNLRLLNMYYNKLTGAIPEGIGRLPNLVDIRLFDNKLSGPLPPELGKHSDLGNLEVSNNNLSGELPDTLCFNRKLYDLVVFNNSFSGVFPASLGDCDTINNIMAFNNHFVGDFPKKIWSFGALTNVMIGNNSFTGALPREISPNITRIEMGNNMFSGAVPSVAVALKNFRAEHNQFAGALPDDMSGLGNLTELDLAGNRLSGPIPRSIKSLTRLTSLNLSSNQISGEIPATLGLMGLNILDLSKNKLTGHIPEEFNDLHLGFLNLSSNQLAGEIPSSLQDLAFDRSFLDNPDLCCRSESGMHVRTCPGIHGGGSAHDHLPLGIMLVMVILPAITLLSVAITGWLLLLRRKNGQLHDVASWKMTRFRAVDFTERDIVGSLSESNVIGRGGSGKVYRVQLGGGGGSCTPRTVAVKKMGCASKPETNLDKEFESETRTLGELRHGNVVDLLCCVSSHDTKLLVYEHMENGSLDQWLHRRHGRDGGGTGPPLDWATRLGIAVDVARGLSYMHEEFVRPVIHRDVKCSNILLDCRFRAKIADFGLARILANSGESESASAVCGTFGYIAPEYVYRSKVSVKVDVYSFGVVLLELATGRGAQDGGADSGSCLAKWAWKQRNNGAGPVAGLVDDEIRDDADCLDGMVAVFELGVVCTADEPASRPPMSEVLSRLLQCCDRDRSRTCSDDIITANKGVFGIESIDDSLDCIV, encoded by the exons ATGGTTGAAAATAATACCAATAATCTCTTGTTACCActgctcctcttcttcctcctctccgttTCCGGTGCAAAGCTCGATCATGGCGAGCTCCAAGCTCTCCTAACCATCAAGCGAGACTGGGGTAGCCCTGCAGCATTGAGCTCATGGAAGGTGAGAAACTCTGGCTCTTCCGGTCACTGTAGCTGGGCAGGAGTTGCCTGTACGGATGGCCATGTCACAGCCCTCTTCTTCTCCAGCTTCCAGATTGCCAACCCAATCCCAGCCTCTGTTTGCAGCCTCAAGAATCTGCAGTATTTGGACCTCTCTTACAATAACCTCACCGGTGATTTCCCCACTGTGCTGTACAATTGCTCAAATTTGCAGTTCCTTGACCTGTCCAACAATGGATTCGCTGGCAGCCTTCCCGACAGCATCGACAAGCTGTCGTCGGGGATGATACAGCACCTCAACCTGTCGAGCAATTCTTTTGTTGGTGATGTGCCGTCGGCTATTGCGAGGTTGTTGAAGCTCAGGTCACTGATCCTTGACACCAACAGCTTCGATGGGAGCTATCCGGGTGCTGCCATTGGAGGCCTTGTGGAGCTTGAGACGCTGACGTTGGCTTCCAACCCGTTCAAGCCTGGTCCGATTCCGAAGGAGTTTGGGAAGCTCACGAAGCTGACGTATTTGTGGCTGTCAGGAATGAACCTGACTGGCTCCATCCCCGATGAACTGTCGCCATTGAGAGAGCTCACATTGCTGGACCTCTCGCAGAACAAGATGGAGGGCACAATCCCGAAATGGATAtggaagctggagaagctcgAGATGCTGTATCTCTTCGCAAGCAATTTCAGCGGCGAGATTGGCCCTGAAATCACAGCTCTGAACCTGCAGGAGCTTGACCTGGCCATGAACAAGCTCACAGGATCAATACCACAAGACATTGCAAAGATGAAGAACTTGAGATTACTAAACATGTACTACAACAAGCTCACCGGAGCCATCCCGGAAGGCATCGGTAGGCTCCCAAACCTCGTCGACATCCGGCTCTTCGACAACAAGCTCTCCGGTCCCCTGCCACCGGAGCTCGGGAAGCACTCCGATTTGGGCAATTTGGAGGTGTCCAACAACAACCTCTCCGGCGAGCTTCCCGACACGCTCTGCTTCAACAGGAAGCTCTACGACCTCGTGGTGTTCAACAACAGCTTCTCCGGCGTGTTCCCGGCGAGCCTAGGGGACTGTGAcaccatcaacaacatcatggCATTCAACAACCACTTCGTCGGGGATTTTCCGAAGAAGATATGGTCGTTTGGAGCGCTCACCAATGTCATGATCGGAAACAACAGCTTCACCGGCGCTCTGCCGAGGGAGATATCGCCGAACATCACGAGGATCGAGATGGGGAACAACATGTTCTCCGGTGCCGTGccgtccgtcgccgtcgcgctgaaGAACTTCAGGGCGGAGCACAACCAGTTCGCCGGAGCTCTACCGGATGACATGTCCGGGCTCGGTAACCTCACCGAGCTGGACCTCGCCGGAAACCGGTTGTCCGGCCCGATTCCGCGATCTATCAAATCATTGACAAGGCTGACATCGCTCAACCTTAGCAGCAACCAGATTTCCGGTGAGATCCCTGCGACACTCGGGTTGATGGGTCTAAACATTCTGGACCTCTCCAAGAACAAGCTCACCGGCCACATCCCTGAGGAATTCAACGATCTGCATCTCGGCTTCCTCAACCTCTCGTCCAACCAACTTGCCGGCGAGATCCCGTCGTCACTGCAAGACCTTGCGTTTGACCGGAGCTTCTTGGATAACCCCGATCTTTGCTGTCGCTCAGAGTCCGGCATGCACGTCAGGACATGTCCGGGGATCCATGGCGGCGGTAGCGCCCACGATCACCTTCCATTGGGCATCATGCTTGTGATGGTCATCCTTCCCGCCATAACTCTTCTCAGCGTCGCCATTACCGGGTGGCTTCTCCTGCTCCGGCGCAAAAACGGCCAGCTCCACGATGTCGCGTCGTGGAAGATGACGCGGTTCAGAGCGGTGGATTTCACCGAGCGCGACATCGTCGGCAGCCTCAGCGAGAGCAACGTGATTGGGAGGGGTGGCTCCGGGAAAGTGTATCGCGTtcaactcggcggcggcggcggcagctgcaCGCCGAGGACGGTGGCGGTGAAGAAGATGGGCTGCGCCAGCAAGCCGGAGACGAACCTCGACAAGGAGTTCGAGTCGGAGACGAGGACGCTGGGCGAGCTCCGGCACGGCAACGTCGTCGATCTGCTCTGCTGCGTCTCTAGCCACGACACGAAGCTGCTCGTCTACGAGCACATGGAGAACGGGAGCCTCGACCAGTGGCTGCACCGCCGCCACGGGCGAGACGGCGGAGGGACCGGGCCGCCGTTGGACTGGGCGACGAGGCTGGGCATCGCCGTGGACGTGGCGAGAGGGCTGAGCTACATGCACGAGGAATTCGTGCGGCCGGTGATCCACCGGGACGTGAAGTGCAGCAACATCTTGCTGGACTGTAGGTTCAGGGCCAAGATAGCTGATTTCGGGCTTGCTCGGATCCTTGCCAACTCCGGCGAGTCGGAGTCGGCCTCCGCTGTCTGTGGCACCTTTGGCTATATTGCTCCAG AGTATGTATACAGGTCAAAGGTGAGCGTAAAGGTGgacgtgtacagcttcggCGTTGTGCTGCTGGAGCTCGCCACCGGGCGGGGAGCgcaggacggcggcgccgactcCGGCAGCTGCTTGGCCAAATGGGCGTGGAAGCAGCGCAACAATGGCGCCGGTCCGGTCGCCGGCTTGGTCGACGACGAGATTCGAGATGATGCTGACTGCCTCGACGGCATGGTCGCCGTGTTCGAGCTCGGCGTGGTCTGCACCGCCGACGAGCCGGCGTCGAGGCCGCCGATGAGCGAGGTCCTCAGCCGCCTCCTGCAGTGCTGTGACCGTGATCGTAGCCGGACATGCAGCGACGACATCATCACGGCGAATAAAGGCGTGTTTGGGATCGAATCGATCGATGATTCTTTGGATTgtattgtttaa
- the LOC102700959 gene encoding receptor-like protein kinase HSL1 isoform X2: MVENNTNNLLLPLLLFFLLSVSGAKLDHGELQALLTIKRDWGSPAALSSWKVRNSGSSGHCSWAGVACTDGHVTALFFSSFQIANPIPASVCSLKNLQYLDLSYNNLTGDFPTVLYNCSNLQFLDLSNNGFAGSLPDSIDKLSSGMIQHLNLSSNSFVGDVPSAIARLLKLRSLILDTNSFDGSYPGAAIGGLVELETLTLASNPFKPGPIPKEFGKLTKLTYLWLSGMNLTGSIPDELSPLRELTLLDLSQNKMEGTIPKWIWKLEKLEMLYLFASNFSGEIGPEITALNLQELDLAMNKLTGSIPQDIAKMKNLRLLNMYYNKLTGAIPEGIGRLPNLVDIRLFDNKLSGPLPPELGKHSDLGNLEVSNNNLSGELPDTLCFNRKLYDLVVFNNSFSGVFPASLGDCDTINNIMAFNNHFVGDFPKKIWSFGALTNVMIGNNSFTGALPREISPNITRIEMGNNMFSGAVPSVAVALKNFRAEHNQFAGALPDDMSGLGNLTELDLAGNRLSGPIPRSIKSLTRLTSLNLSSNQISGEIPATLGLMGLNILDLSKNKLTGHIPEEFNDLHLGFLNLSSNQLAGEIPSSLQDLAFDRSFLDNPDLCCRSESGMHVRTCPGIHGGGSAHDHLPLGIMLVMVILPAITLLSVAITGWLLLLRRKNGQLHDVASWKMTRFRAVDFTERDIVGSLSESNVIGRGGSGKVYRVQLGGGGGSCTPRTVAVKKMGCASKPETNLDKEFESETRTLGELRHGNVVDLLCCVSSHDTKLLVYEHMENGSLDQWLHRRHGRDGGGTGPPLDWATRLGIAVDVARGLSYMHEEFVRPVIHRDVKCSNILLDCRFRAKIADFGLARILANSGESESASAVCGTFGYIAPGQR, translated from the exons ATGGTTGAAAATAATACCAATAATCTCTTGTTACCActgctcctcttcttcctcctctccgttTCCGGTGCAAAGCTCGATCATGGCGAGCTCCAAGCTCTCCTAACCATCAAGCGAGACTGGGGTAGCCCTGCAGCATTGAGCTCATGGAAGGTGAGAAACTCTGGCTCTTCCGGTCACTGTAGCTGGGCAGGAGTTGCCTGTACGGATGGCCATGTCACAGCCCTCTTCTTCTCCAGCTTCCAGATTGCCAACCCAATCCCAGCCTCTGTTTGCAGCCTCAAGAATCTGCAGTATTTGGACCTCTCTTACAATAACCTCACCGGTGATTTCCCCACTGTGCTGTACAATTGCTCAAATTTGCAGTTCCTTGACCTGTCCAACAATGGATTCGCTGGCAGCCTTCCCGACAGCATCGACAAGCTGTCGTCGGGGATGATACAGCACCTCAACCTGTCGAGCAATTCTTTTGTTGGTGATGTGCCGTCGGCTATTGCGAGGTTGTTGAAGCTCAGGTCACTGATCCTTGACACCAACAGCTTCGATGGGAGCTATCCGGGTGCTGCCATTGGAGGCCTTGTGGAGCTTGAGACGCTGACGTTGGCTTCCAACCCGTTCAAGCCTGGTCCGATTCCGAAGGAGTTTGGGAAGCTCACGAAGCTGACGTATTTGTGGCTGTCAGGAATGAACCTGACTGGCTCCATCCCCGATGAACTGTCGCCATTGAGAGAGCTCACATTGCTGGACCTCTCGCAGAACAAGATGGAGGGCACAATCCCGAAATGGATAtggaagctggagaagctcgAGATGCTGTATCTCTTCGCAAGCAATTTCAGCGGCGAGATTGGCCCTGAAATCACAGCTCTGAACCTGCAGGAGCTTGACCTGGCCATGAACAAGCTCACAGGATCAATACCACAAGACATTGCAAAGATGAAGAACTTGAGATTACTAAACATGTACTACAACAAGCTCACCGGAGCCATCCCGGAAGGCATCGGTAGGCTCCCAAACCTCGTCGACATCCGGCTCTTCGACAACAAGCTCTCCGGTCCCCTGCCACCGGAGCTCGGGAAGCACTCCGATTTGGGCAATTTGGAGGTGTCCAACAACAACCTCTCCGGCGAGCTTCCCGACACGCTCTGCTTCAACAGGAAGCTCTACGACCTCGTGGTGTTCAACAACAGCTTCTCCGGCGTGTTCCCGGCGAGCCTAGGGGACTGTGAcaccatcaacaacatcatggCATTCAACAACCACTTCGTCGGGGATTTTCCGAAGAAGATATGGTCGTTTGGAGCGCTCACCAATGTCATGATCGGAAACAACAGCTTCACCGGCGCTCTGCCGAGGGAGATATCGCCGAACATCACGAGGATCGAGATGGGGAACAACATGTTCTCCGGTGCCGTGccgtccgtcgccgtcgcgctgaaGAACTTCAGGGCGGAGCACAACCAGTTCGCCGGAGCTCTACCGGATGACATGTCCGGGCTCGGTAACCTCACCGAGCTGGACCTCGCCGGAAACCGGTTGTCCGGCCCGATTCCGCGATCTATCAAATCATTGACAAGGCTGACATCGCTCAACCTTAGCAGCAACCAGATTTCCGGTGAGATCCCTGCGACACTCGGGTTGATGGGTCTAAACATTCTGGACCTCTCCAAGAACAAGCTCACCGGCCACATCCCTGAGGAATTCAACGATCTGCATCTCGGCTTCCTCAACCTCTCGTCCAACCAACTTGCCGGCGAGATCCCGTCGTCACTGCAAGACCTTGCGTTTGACCGGAGCTTCTTGGATAACCCCGATCTTTGCTGTCGCTCAGAGTCCGGCATGCACGTCAGGACATGTCCGGGGATCCATGGCGGCGGTAGCGCCCACGATCACCTTCCATTGGGCATCATGCTTGTGATGGTCATCCTTCCCGCCATAACTCTTCTCAGCGTCGCCATTACCGGGTGGCTTCTCCTGCTCCGGCGCAAAAACGGCCAGCTCCACGATGTCGCGTCGTGGAAGATGACGCGGTTCAGAGCGGTGGATTTCACCGAGCGCGACATCGTCGGCAGCCTCAGCGAGAGCAACGTGATTGGGAGGGGTGGCTCCGGGAAAGTGTATCGCGTtcaactcggcggcggcggcggcagctgcaCGCCGAGGACGGTGGCGGTGAAGAAGATGGGCTGCGCCAGCAAGCCGGAGACGAACCTCGACAAGGAGTTCGAGTCGGAGACGAGGACGCTGGGCGAGCTCCGGCACGGCAACGTCGTCGATCTGCTCTGCTGCGTCTCTAGCCACGACACGAAGCTGCTCGTCTACGAGCACATGGAGAACGGGAGCCTCGACCAGTGGCTGCACCGCCGCCACGGGCGAGACGGCGGAGGGACCGGGCCGCCGTTGGACTGGGCGACGAGGCTGGGCATCGCCGTGGACGTGGCGAGAGGGCTGAGCTACATGCACGAGGAATTCGTGCGGCCGGTGATCCACCGGGACGTGAAGTGCAGCAACATCTTGCTGGACTGTAGGTTCAGGGCCAAGATAGCTGATTTCGGGCTTGCTCGGATCCTTGCCAACTCCGGCGAGTCGGAGTCGGCCTCCGCTGTCTGTGGCACCTTTGGCTATATTGCTCCAG GTCAAAGGTGA
- the LOC121053214 gene encoding receptor-like protein kinase 5 yields MAVYNILILFLLLKLLLLSSSFSRSTAQPSAGEQKLLLAIKQDWDNPAPLSSWSSAGNWSGVTYDNGTGQVTGLSLGSFHIAKPIPASVCSLKNLTSIDLSYNNLTGDFPVALYTCSNLRFLDLSNNKFTGVLPDDIDKLSSELLHLNLSSNAFVGDVPSAIARFPRLMSLVLDTNSFNGSYPGAAIGGLVDLETLTLASNPFKPGPIPKEFGKLTKLTLLWLSWMNLTGSIPDELSPLTELTLLDLSQNKMEGTIPKWIWKLEKLEMLYLFASNFSGEIGPEITALNLQELDLAMNKLTGSIPQDIAKMKNLRLLNMYYNKLTGAIPEGIGRLPNLVDIRLFDNKLSGPLPPELGKHSDLGNLEVSNNNLSGELPDTLCFNRKLYDLVVFNNSFSGVLPANLGECATINNIMAYNNHFVGDFPAKIWSFGALTNVMIGNNSFTGALPREISPNITRIEMGNNMFSGAVPSVAVALKNFRAEHNQFAGALPDDMSGLGNLTELDLAGNRLSGSIPASIASLTRLTSLNLSGNLISGEIPAALGWMDLNMLDLSNNDLVGDIPQEFNHMHLNFLDLSSNQLSGEVPEALQNGAYERSFLKNRGLCASSNVNKILSIPSCGDVDGARNKLTMILITVFSVLAGVTFVSAVAIWLLILRHQKRRQDLAGWKMTAFRSLEFSECDVLRGIREENVIGSGGSGKVYRINVGGKGGGSAGKVVAVKRLWRSAKSDAKTDKEFDAEVRILGEARHNNIVNLLCCISGDDAKLLVYEYMENGSLDRWLHHRDRAAAPAPLSWPTRLAIAVDAARGLCYMHHECAQPIVHRDVKSSNILLDPGFRAKIADFGLARILVKSGEPESVSAIGGTFGYMAPEYGSRAKVNEKVDVYSFGVVLLELATGRVANDGGADHCLAEWAWRRYKAGGALHNVVDGSILQDRAAFLEDAVAVFLLGVICTGEDPATRPSMKEVLEQLVQYDRTSSVATACRDDSGGVTFSKAKKDGQGKSSSSSAGATGKVWGAGAVDGDEDSCSFVAHPV; encoded by the exons ATGGCTGTCTACAACATCCTCATCCTCTTTCTGCTACTAAAATTGCTCCTCCTCTCCAGCTCCTTCTCCCGATCGACGGCGCAGCCCAGCGCCGGCGAGCAGAAGCTGCTCCTAGCAATCAAGCAAGATTGGGACAACCCAGCTCCACTCAGTTCATGGAGCAGCGCCGGCAACTGGAGTGGTGTTACCTACGACAACGGTACAGGCCAGGTCACTGGTCTCTCCTTGGGAAGTTTTCACATAGCTAAACCGATCCCAGCATCTGTTTGTAGCCTCAAGAACCTGACTTCCATAGACCTCTCTTACAACAATCTCACCGGCGATTTCCCCGTCGCGCTGTACACTTGCTCGAATCTACGGTTCCTTGACCTATCGAACAATAAATTCACCGGCGTCCTTCCTGATGACATTGATAAGTTATCCTCTGAATTGTTGCACCTCAACCTGTCGAGCAATGCCTTCGTCGGCGATGTGCCGTCGGCGATTGCAAGGTTCCCGAGGCTCATGTCTCTGGTTCTTGACACCAACAGCTTCAATGGGAGCTACCCAGGTGCTGCCATTGGAGGCCTTGTGGACCTTGAGACGCTGACGTTGGCTTCCAACCCGTTCAAGCCTGGTCCGATACCAAAGGAGTTTGGCAAGCTCACAAAGCTGACGCTTTTGTGGCTGTCATGGATGAACCTGACTGGTTCCATCCCCGATGAACTGTCGCCATTGACAGAGCTCACATTGTTGGACCTCTCGCAGAACAAGATGGAGGGCACAATCCCGAAATGGATAtggaagctggagaagctcgAGATGCTGTATCTCTTCGCAAGCAATTTCAGCGGCGAGATTGGCCCTGAAATCACAGCTCTGAACCTGCAGGAGCTTGACCTGGCCATGAACAAGCTCACAGGATCAATACCACAAGACATTGCAAAGATGAAGAACTTGAGATTACTAAACATGTACTACAACAAGCTCACCGGAGCCATCCCGGAAGGCATCGGTAGGCTCCCAAACCTCGTCGACATCCGGCTCTTCGACAACAAGCTCTCCGGTCCCCTGCCACCGGAGCTCGGGAAGCACTCCGATTTGGGCAATTTGGAGGTGTCCAACAACAACCTCTCCGGCGAGCTTCCCGACACGCTCTGCTTCAACAGGAAGCTCTACGACCTCGTGGTGTTCAACAACAGCTTCTCCGGCGTGTTGCCGGCGAACCTCGGGGAGTGCGCcaccatcaacaacatcatggCGTACAACAACCACTTCGTCGGGGATTTCCCGGCGAAGATATGGTCGTTTGGAGCGCTCACCAATGTCATGATCGGAAACAACAGCTTCACCGGCGCTCTGCCGAGGGAGATATCGCCGAACATCACGAGGATCGAGATGGGGAACAACATGTTCTCCGGTGCCGTGccgtccgtcgccgtcgcgctgaaGAACTTCAGGGCGGAGCACAACCAGTTCGCCGGAGCTCTACCGGATGACATGTCCGGGCTCGGTAACCTCACCGAGCTGGACCTCGCCGGAAACCGGTTGTCCGGCTCGATTCCGGCGTCGATCGCGTCGCTGACGAGGCTGACCTCGCTCAACCTCAGCGGCAACCTGATCTCCGGCGAGATCCCGGCTGCTCTCGGGTGGATGGACCTCAACATGCTTGACCTGTCCAACAACGACCTCGTCGGCGACATACCTCAGGAGTTCAACCATATGCACCTCAACTTCCTCGATCTTTCTTCCAACCAGCTCTCCGGCGAGGTCCCGGAGGCGCTGCAGAACGGAGCTTACGAGCGCAGCTTCCTCAAGAACCGCGGCCTGTGCGCCTCGTCGAACGTGAACAAGATCCTGAGCATTCCATCGTGCGGCGATGTCGATGGAGCCCGGAACAAGCTGACAATGATCCTAATCACCGTCTTCTCGGTGCTCGCCGGCGTCACGTTCGtcagcgccgtcgccatctGGTTGCTCATCCTCCGGCACCAGAAGCGCCGGCAAGACCTCGCCGGGTGGAAGATGACGGCGTTCCGTTCGCTGGAGTTCTCGGAGTGCGACGTGCTGCGCGGTATCCGCGAGGAGAACGtgatcggcagcggcggctccGGCAAGGTGTACCGCATCAACGTCGGAGGcaagggcggcggcagcgccggcaAGGTGGTGGCGGTGAAGCGGCTGTGGAGGTCGGCCAAGTCGGACGCGAAGACGGACAAGGAGTTCGACGCCGAGGTCAGGATCCTCGGCGAGGCCCGGCACAACAACATCGTCAACCTCCTCTGCTGCatctccggcgacgacgccaaGCTGCTCGTCTACGAGTACATGGAGAACGGCAGCCTCGACCGGTGGCTGCACCACcgcgaccgcgccgccgcgccggcgccgctcagCTGGCCGACGCggctcgccatcgccgtcgacgccgcgaGGGGGCTCTGCTACATGCACCACGAGTGCGCGCAGCCGATCGTGCACCGCGACGTCAAGTCGAGCAACATCCTGCTCGACCCCGGCTTCCGCGCCAAGATCGCCGACTTTGGCCTCGCCCGGATCCTCGTCAAGTCCGGCGAGCCCGAGTCCGTCTCCGCCATCGGCGGCACCTTCGGCTACATGGCTCCAG AGTACGGGAGCAGAGCGAAGGTGAACGAGAAGGTGgacgtgtacagcttcggCGTCGTGCTGCTGGAGCTGGCGACCGGCAGGGTGgcgaacgacggcggcgccgaccacTGCCTGGCGGAgtgggcgtggcggcggtacaaggccggcggcgcgctgcACAACGTTGTCGACGGGAGCATCCTGCAGGACAGGGCGGCGTTCCTCGAGGACGCCGTGGCGGTGTTCCTCCTCGGGGTGATCTGCACCGGCGAGGACCCGGCGACGCGGCCGTCGATGAAGGAGGTGCTCGAGCAGCTCGTCCAGTACGACCGAACGTCCAGCGTGGCCACCGCGTGCCGTGACGACTCCGGCGGCGTGACGTTCTCCAAGGCGAAGAAGGACGGCCAGGGGAAGAGCTCGAGCTCGTCGGCGGGAGCGACCGGAAAAGTGtggggcgccggcgccgtcgacggcgacgaggacagCTGCAGCTTTGTAGCTCATCCGGTttaa